TTTATTGCCACTTGCAAAACTAATAGTAGGAACAACTTTAGGAGCAAATGCTGCCATTGTATCTATTTCTATAGGTTCAGCTCCTTTTATAGCAAGAATAATAGAAAATAGTTTAAAAGAGGTTGAGTTTGGAAAGATTGAAGCAGCAGAAGCAATGGGAGCAACGACCTTTGAAATAATCAAAAAAGTTTTGCTGCCAGAAGCATTACCTTCAATAGTTAGAGGCGCTACTATTGCGATAATAGGAATAATTGGATTCACAGCTATAGCTGGTGCAATAGGCGCGGGCGGGCTTGGAAGTTTAGCAATAAGATTTGGATATCAAAGATTTCGTACAGACGTATTAATTGGCACTGTAATAGTACTTGTGACAATTGTACAAGTTATTCAGCTGATTGGAGATTCTAGTGCAAGATTAATAAATAAAAAGAGATTCAAGTTTGATTAGAGAAGTAATTTAAATTGAATTAATAGATAATTATTAAAATAAAAAATTTTAAGGAGGAATATATAATGAAGAAAAAAATAATCGCAATTATTGCAAGTACATTTATTTTAATGGGAGCACTTGCAAGCTGCTCTGCAAATAGTAAGCAAGATTCAAATAATTCAAATAGTAGTTCAAATGAAAAAAAAGAAGTAACCATAAAAGTAGGGGCATCAATAACGCCACATGCTGAGATATTAGAGCATATAAAACCTAAACTAAAAGAGCAAGGAATTAATTTAGAAGTTGTAACATTAGATGATGAAGGACAGTTAAACCCTGCATTGGATGAAAAACAAATTGATGCAAATTACTTTCAACATGTGCCTTACTTAGAATCAGTATCAAAAGAAAAAGGGTATAATTTTGAAGTTGCAGGAAAAGTTCATATTGAACCGATAGGGCTATATTCTAATAAAATAAAATCTATTAATGATTTAAAAGATGGAGATAAAATAGGAATACCTAATAATCCATCAAATGAATACAGAGCATTAGTACTTCTTGAGAAGAATGGACTTATTAAATTGAAAAGTGGACTAGCAAATTATTCTGCGACACCAAATGATATAGCAGAAAATCCTAAACATCTTCAATTTGTAGAAACTGACGCAGCACAATTACCAAGAGCGCTTGGGGATTTAGCAGGAGCTGTAATAAACACTAATATAATTTTAGATGCAAAAATAGATCCCAATACTGCTCTGATTAGAGAAAGTGGAGATTCTCCTTATGCCAACATAGTTGTAGTAAGAAAAGGTGATAAAGACAGGCCAGAGATTCAAGCTCTTGTAAAGGCCTTAACATCAGACGATGTTAAAAATTTTATTAAACAACAATATGGTGTGGCAGTAGTTCCAGCATTTTAGACATATAAAAGAAAATAATAAGTCTATAATG
The window above is part of the Clostridium saccharoperbutylacetonicum N1-4(HMT) genome. Proteins encoded here:
- a CDS encoding methionine ABC transporter permease produces the protein MNSDLVNLILTGTKETLYMVFLSSIIAFLLGIPIGILLVVSDKGGIFPLLKVNKIVGFIINVIRSMPEMILIIILLPLAKLIVGTTLGANAAIVSISIGSAPFIARIIENSLKEVEFGKIEAAEAMGATTFEIIKKVLLPEALPSIVRGATIAIIGIIGFTAIAGAIGAGGLGSLAIRFGYQRFRTDVLIGTVIVLVTIVQVIQLIGDSSARLINKKRFKFD
- a CDS encoding MetQ/NlpA family ABC transporter substrate-binding protein; translated protein: MKKKIIAIIASTFILMGALASCSANSKQDSNNSNSSSNEKKEVTIKVGASITPHAEILEHIKPKLKEQGINLEVVTLDDEGQLNPALDEKQIDANYFQHVPYLESVSKEKGYNFEVAGKVHIEPIGLYSNKIKSINDLKDGDKIGIPNNPSNEYRALVLLEKNGLIKLKSGLANYSATPNDIAENPKHLQFVETDAAQLPRALGDLAGAVINTNIILDAKIDPNTALIRESGDSPYANIVVVRKGDKDRPEIQALVKALTSDDVKNFIKQQYGVAVVPAF